TAGCCATCTCCATCTCGCTTGGCCTGGCAGCCGGCGCCTACATCCTCGTCTCCACCGTGCTCACCCTCATGGTGCCATGGCACAGCCTGAACCCCAACTCCGCGCTCGCTGACGCCTTCTACAGGCGGGGCTACAGCTGGGCGGGCTTCATCGTGGCGGCCGGCTCCATCTGCAGTAAGGGCCCCGATCAGGCAAGGGGGGCGTGAGCAGGGCCGGGGCTGCCCTAGGCTTCTCCGTCTGGGTCTTTTTCCAGTTGCATAACGGGCCCAGGAAGGTGCTAATCATGAGACTCTCTTGTCTTGTTGGAAGGGCCCTGTTCACTGCCCCCTCCCAATTGTACATAAAATGTCAGTTCTGAGCAAGTCCTTTCCTGGGAGAAGGACCCACTGCTCATCAGATTCTCTGATGGGCCTGTCACCTAAACCAGGGTGTCCCATTCTTGGGGGGTGAGGTAACAATCCAACACCCCACATGCACTCAGGCTCATTCTGATAACCCAGACAAACTCCTGTTGGTGTTCCCCAGGGTTGACGGCATGCCCTGGCTCCCAGCAGAGGCCCCTAGTGGGCCTGTCCACCATGCTGACCAGTTCTCCACTCTCTGCCACAGCCATGAACACTGTCCTGCTCAGCAGCCTCTTCTCCCTGCCACGCATCGTCTACGCCATGGCCGTCGATGGGCTCTTCTTCCAGGTGTTTGCCCGAGTGCACCCCCGGACACAGGTGCCCTTGGCGGGCATCACTGTGTTCGGGAGCCTCATGTCTTTACTGGCACTGCTGCTGGACCTCGAGGCACTGGTTCAGTTCCTGTCCATCGGCACACTGCTGGCCTACACTTTCGTGGCCACCAGCATTCTTGTGCTACGCTTCCAGAAGTCCCCTCCATCCAGTTCCCCAAGCCCAGCCAGCCCTAGCCCCAGGGTCAAAGAGTACCACTCTTTCTCAGACCACACCCAGCTGGTGGGCACTAATCAGGCCTCAGCCACTGAGCCTGGGCAGCTGCGGCCAGCCCTGAGGCCCTACCTGGGCTTCCTAGGTAGGTGCAGCCCTGGAGCTGCTGTGGCTTGGGCACTCAGCATCCTGGTGGCCTCGGCCATCACCCTGGCTTGTGTACTGGTCTTCGGGGATTCAGTCCTGCACCTCCCAAACTGGGGCTacatcctgctcctgctgctcagCTCTGTCACATTTCTGCTCAGCCTCTTCGTCCTGGGGGTCCACGAGCAACAGCAGAAAGATACATTCCAGGTACCTCCCCCAACCAATGCCCGCTGCCTGTCATCCAGTTagctccctttgccccttcctcctctgctgtGGCAGGATGAACCAGGGCTCACAGGGTTGGGGAGGCCCACGCACCCATCCCCCTCTCTTTCTGCATGGCAAAGTGGATGCTTGACAAACCAGGCCCTGCGCAGCAGACCttccctgcagcccagccccgcCCTGTTCTTGCCTTGTCAGATCCCCATGGTGCCCCTGACTCCAGCCCTGAGCATCCTCCTCAACATCTGCCTCATGCTGAAGCTAAGCTACTTGACTTGGGTGCGTGTCTCCATCTGGCTGCTGATCGGTGAGTGGGGGATCAGGCTTGGGGCCCTCGGTGGACCGCAGGAAGGCAAGGAGGGTGAGCAAGGCTGGGACCTGCCCCTCAGTCTCCCACAACTCCTGCAGGACTCGCCGTGTATTTCTGCTATGGCATCTGGCACAGCAAACAGAACCGGCAGGAGCCACCAGAGCTGACCACCTCACACTACGTGGTGTTCCCCAGCACCAACCTGGAGGAGTCTGTACAGACGGTGCAGCCCCCCGCCCAGGAGTCCAGCCCCACAGAGCAGCCCACCAGTCCATGAATTGAGCTGGAGACCTGTCCACACttgctctgcccaccccacctccttGGGGGCCCAGAGGGGCTGGGAGACCCTTCTATCTGAGCCAGCTCAGGTTTGCCGGCCTGCCCATGCTGAGAGGGGTCCTCGAGACCTTAGGGCCTTAGCCCAAGTgcctggttttgggttttggggaGTGGGCCCTGGCCAGTACTGGTAGGGTGAGTATTTTGCCCAGCATTTTCCTGTTCATGAACAACTACAGCTATTTGGGCAGATGGGGTGGGCtgaggtgggatggggtgggccAGGAACAGGCCCATAGCCCCAGATATCCATAATAATAACCTCTTGGCCAGCCACGTGATCTGCTGCTGCATCCACCATTGTGTTCTTTGTGGCACTGAGTGAGTGCTTTTCTGTCCCTGGGAGCCAACTGATTGTCCCCGAACCATAGCAAAGATGCCGAGGTTTGGCAAGAGGGAGGCACCAGCTTTGGGACAACCCTGAATCACAGACAGCTCCtggcctgggtcctggggtcctgccctCAGGCTGGTACCCTCTGCCCAGGGGACACACCAGGGGAAGAGGCGTCTGTGAAAAGGGCAGAGTTAGGCTCCCCCTACAGACTCCCTACATGTCCCCTGGGCAGGGGGATCCAGAGAGCAGAGCCTGGGCCCCAGAAAAGGTCGCCTAGAAAGGGCAGTGGAGTTCCAGGGTCCTCTTGGGTTCCCAAGGCTCCCAGAAAGCGTAGCATGTCCCTGAGGCCTGCCTGGGAATGTAGAGGCACACTGCATGGGCACGTGCAACTCGTGGGCATGTGCCCACATGGCCACACGCCTGCCTTGGTGATGCACACTCATATGCAGTCTGAGGCAACAGCTGTTTCCAACCTCAGGCCTTGGCCACAGCTGTCTAGCTGTCACAGCTGGcactcctctctttccctcccccttccctcaaaGGCTTTGCAATAACGGCTCAGGATGGTACATACGAATATGGCATACATGCCTGTGTACAGATGTACAAGTTCCTGGGCCTGCTTCAGGCACCTCCAGGCCCACTGGTCTCCCTAAAGCCATACTGTGCCCATCATAGAGACTTCcaactccccacccctgcctgtaAAGACTACACAGGAAGCTGCTGGTTTTAGCAGGCTTTACTCCTTGACTTTCTGCAGTTATAACAGCTTTCTCTGGACCCAGAGGACAACTAGGTACATGTGACCCCACTCCGATAACCAGGCCTCAGAGCCATGTTCTCTCACCTTGGTTCTTCTGAACCTGCCTCCCCATGGACACTGCTCTGGGGATTgagaagcagcagggagcccaaggcttTGTTGAGGCTCCAGGTGTCAGATGATTCCAGATGCTAGTCCAGCctgagccccagccctggccctcccCAGCTGGTCTTTGCTGCTCCACCACCAAGCTGCCAGCACACCCTTGGTCATCAGAGACCCAGGAGAGAGAAGCCCCTTACCTCCCTAGGGTGGGTACTCCCAaattcctgcctctgccctggaaCCACAGGGCATTTGACTTCTGCAGCCCCTGTTCCTCCCCTCCTGGCAGGGAGTCCTGGCAGGGGACTCCAGGGCAAGGGAATTTCTCCAGTATGATACCAAGCCAGCCTGCTGGAAGCCTTTGTGTCCTTTGTTAGGGACATTCCTTCCAGCCACTGGGCTCTAGGGTGGGGGGTTATGACCAAAGCCACCTGAATGCAGTTGCCTGAGGCCGGGACAAGCAGATGTCCTGACACATTCTTAGATATGACCCTAGGTAGCAATGAATTCCAGATGTACAGCCTCCTACCCCCATGGGTCCGGTGAGCAGGTTCTAGGGGTTgggcttgtgtgtgtatgtggggacGGTTAATGAAGAGGCTACAGAAGATCCCACAGGACCTAGTGACCACCATctcagctccccccaccctctcctccctctcccaagcCCCATAGCCTGAGGGCTACCACCAGGGAGGGGCTGATGCTCATAAACTGAGCAGGTGTGAGACCAAAGGATGTGCCCTTGCTTGAGGTTCCTAGGGGTTGGATCATCTGCCTACCCACTCTTCATTCCATGGATGAGGCCCAGAGTTGGGTAGGAACCTGCCCCAGGCAACCCAACACTGGAGCAGCTGAGACAACCCCTCCAGTCAGGCTTCTTTCTACCTTGCTTCAGGACTCCAATTTGCATGGACCCCAGTGCAGCACAGCTGAGAAAGAGGGGCTCTGCCTACAATAGGAGTCccagcagaggaaggagggctGGAGTCTGCTACAGCCAGTGGGAGGGCTGGTGATGACAGCTGGTGAGCAGGCCGCTGCTGAGTACTGATGGTgacagagagtgggagagagttCTCTAGACCTAGACATAGCAGGAGCCCCTCTGGACCACTGCCTTGCCACGTGGGTGCCCTAGGGTCTCCCCTTCTCCTTGACTCCTGTTCTGCTGCGGGTCTCTATGCAAAACTGGTTTCTGTGGCTCCCCAGGCAGCACCCTGCTAAAGCTGGTGTCAAGGGAGGGACAGCCTGTCTGAGAGTGGAAGGATGGGATTCTTCCCCAACCCCCCGACCCTAGTCCTGCTGGGGCTTTATCCAGCAGGTCCCCAAGACGgggcccccaccctgcacccagcAGCAAACAGCCACAGGCCTCAGGAACAGGCCCGTGAGGGGAGGCCGGAGCCCGGGCACGGCCACTCTGCTGTTGGGGTCTGGTTCCCAGACTGGGTCCCCTCTAAGACACCTGGGCAGCCGCATGCGGGGGGTGCAGAAGCTGGCTTTGTCTGCTCAGGGGTGGTGGTCACCTTCGGGGCCTTTGCCTACAGATGAGAACATCAGATCTGGGCTCAGTCAACATCCTCCAAAGTGTCACAGAACCCAATGTCTGGACGGGCCTGCAGCTCACCTCCTCATACTTGGTACTCCAGTAGAAATGGGCTTCTTCATCCACGTACAAGAGCAGCAGGTCACAGAGGAAGGTGATctatagagaggcagaggacacCTATGTCCTGCCCCTTGGCCCTGTTTCTGCCGcctccccagccctcaccccAAGACTCAATATCATGCAcagtgcgggggtggggggtacccAGGTGTGCCCTAGGGTGGGCCTGGACCCACAGTCACTGCAGCCAGAGGAAGCCCACATTGCCCAGACTCACCACACCCAGCCAAGCTGCTCCGGTGCCCAGAGTGATGGTTGTGGGGATGAGCCCGAACTTTCCTGCCTGAGACCAACCTGGACTGAGCCTCGGGGGCGGcgactctccctcccacccccgccacccATTGCCCTCAGCCAGCACCTCCTACCTGCCCAGTGACAAGGATGTCAAAGCGGATCCCATAGAGCTTGAGCAGACTCCGGGCCTCCACACCTGAGGCCTTCCACCAGTGAGAGGCTGTCCTGAAGGCAGGAAAGGGGGTCTGGTGCTTTGCCTGCTGCCACTCCTTGGCTGGGCTGGCCCTCCCAGGCCTCCTTACTCATCCATTGACTCTATAAATCTCCAGCCCCAGCTGTTCAGCCCTGTGTCATTGCTGAGGACACAGGGAAAGGCAACTTGGGACCCACCTGCCTCTTGGAAGCTCCCTACCtgctgggggggcagaggggacagaTGGGTCCCTACACTGGCACTGGTAGTGGGGGTGAGAGCAGGTAG
This genomic interval from Vulpes lagopus strain Blue_001 chromosome 14, ASM1834538v1, whole genome shotgun sequence contains the following:
- the SLC7A4 gene encoding cationic amino acid transporter 4, translated to MARGLPSTASLARFCQKLNRLKPLEESAMETPLQRCLSTLDLTLLGLGGMVGSGLYVLTGTVAKETAGPAVLLSFALAAVASLLSGLCYAEFGARLPRTGSAYLFTYVSMGELWAFLIGWNVLLEYLIGGAAVARAWSGYLDSMFSHRIHNFTQAHIGTWQVPLLAHYPDFLAAAIVLLASAFISCGARVSSWLNHTFTVVSLLLVLFIIILGFALARPQNWSAEEGGFAPFGFSGIMAGTATCFYAFVGFDVIAASSEEARNPKRAVPIAISISLGLAAGAYILVSTVLTLMVPWHSLNPNSALADAFYRRGYSWAGFIVAAGSICTMNTVLLSSLFSLPRIVYAMAVDGLFFQVFARVHPRTQVPLAGITVFGSLMSLLALLLDLEALVQFLSIGTLLAYTFVATSILVLRFQKSPPSSSPSPASPSPRVKEYHSFSDHTQLVGTNQASATEPGQLRPALRPYLGFLGRCSPGAAVAWALSILVASAITLACVLVFGDSVLHLPNWGYILLLLLSSVTFLLSLFVLGVHEQQQKDTFQIPMVPLTPALSILLNICLMLKLSYLTWVRVSIWLLIGLAVYFCYGIWHSKQNRQEPPELTTSHYVVFPSTNLEESVQTVQPPAQESSPTEQPTSP